From Magnolia sinica isolate HGM2019 chromosome 13, MsV1, whole genome shotgun sequence, one genomic window encodes:
- the LOC131224079 gene encoding transcription repressor OFP14 gives MPKGLQKSLQIYISKLKKATPQSQKGPSHPTTSWLLSACKYPKTPSFAVDRDHSNSRDNAATLTDIDRFLFENFNSLYTQEHNNEIHDTQTKNVYTSNSATYINDIDIDTDDGCDKTMIMSDSTRFLKTPPNLRSSQRFFASPCTSNSLLEEAQSSRSASDDMAHTLPGESIALLTYSHDPYDDFRQSMQEMVDAHQVDQCQPLDWDYMEDLLFCYLNLNEKRAHKYILGAFVDMMISFRQQDSGKVMKSVHKIPSTRERRRKVVEENADIIFRERADVDCG, from the coding sequence ATGCCAAAGGGTCTTCAAAAATCCCTCCAAATTTACATATCCAAGCTCAAAAAAGCCACCCCACAATCTCAAAAAGGCCCATCTCATCCCACCACCAGCTGGCTCTTATCAGCTTGCAAGTACCCCAAGACCCCATCTTTTGCCGTCGATAGGGACCACTCCAATAGCCGCGATAACGCAGCGACACTAACAGACATCGATCGCTTCCTCTTCGAGAACTTCAATTCCCTCTACACCCAAGAACACAACAATGAAATCCACGATACACAAACCAAAAATGTCTACACATCAAATTCCGCAACCTACATCAACGACATCGACATCGACACCGACGACGGCTGCGATAAGACCATGATCATGTCCGACTCGACGAGATTTCTCAAAACACCACCAAATCTCCGATCATCCCAACGCTTCTTTGCATCCCCATGCACGTCCAATTCATTACTCGAAGAGGCCCAATCGAGCCGGTCGGCATCTGACGACATGGCCCACACCCTTCCCGGCGAGAGCATTGCACTGCTAACATACTCACATGACCCATACGACGACTTCAGGCAGTCCATGCAGGAGATGGTCGACGCACACCAAGTGGATCAATGTCAGCCGTTGGATTGGGACTATATGGAAGATCTTCTCTTTTGCTACTTGAATTTGAATGAGAAGAGGGCGCACAAGTACATACTAGGTGCATTTGTTGATATGATGATCAGTTTCCGACAACAAGATTCCGGCAAGGTTATGAAGAGTGTGCATAAGATTCCGTCGAccagagagaggaggaggaaggTGGTGGAAGAGAATGCTGACATCATTTTCCGGGAGAGAGCTGACGTGGATTGtggttga